The proteins below are encoded in one region of Lytechinus pictus isolate F3 Inbred chromosome 11, Lp3.0, whole genome shotgun sequence:
- the LOC129270837 gene encoding uncharacterized protein LOC129270837 isoform X17, producing the protein MFAPRTPQNGSRNQPRTSSSKANKNQSKPRCEAWVPLNGWEQSDDAESDVFYLAIDAWAKRNSKIKADAPKGVPSSKLWEPFLCTTDNQCTGILDFEAFVNVSLSLHKDVDVKQEECRQDEKNNFGRDLKNDSSKTTKADAKDDGIGNEVAEVKIQNEQPSKMCQSDKKEHDQSTKEEKCNEDEKMKNHLNKTIGTDTNKDDNSCKEKIVHLDTPDKVTKDFRNVEHKDTQSSENLGLGSHDPRPLEGADGEVVSSEGVPDWNARNGASHSAPVSRTQQREPLKRRLGSAGTKSAEDRLRITALKKATKTKVNSKKVSIPANPVKISYAHSGNARPGIFAGDLLMGEMSDSAENTHIESQIDDTPRRTSLDNRLLIEEAINDSKKINYMTKTSVVSIGDLLSTAPRLERRLGKHSKGRESMYAAMANENEDASSRDSFGTLSSSPRPPEDIRSPSTSSLPPVPVTSRHTTPVRDVHSSEGRKPGSKQAVNLHSAKIPVISYRKGVSRDFEMDEEGDKANRERETDLADVRYIKIPQVNDTTTHQTTKSGGKKDEQKSKLQVECDRDKNRLVSQVLGKHRSMRRGPPAFRPQSFKTPLQRAVENAHKRMYGQHYYLFNNSGASGTENGEDMRNGMESAKTLRAQSANGETTNAYVWKENIESQQRHRRKAYSGTEKARAKTTNGHAGYNVSDFKPNFRRDTLKTERRKTIQR; encoded by the exons caagCCAAGATGTGAGGCTTGGGTTCCCCTTAACGGATGGGAGCAGAGCGATGATGCAGAGAGTGATGTCTTTTATCTAG CCATAGATGCCTGGGCCAAAAGAAACTCGAAGATTAAAGCAG ATGCCCCAAAAGGGGTTCCTTCCTCCAAGTTATGGGAACCTTTCCTGTGCACAACTGACAATCAGTGCACCGGCATTCTGGATTTTGAAGCTTTCGTGAATGTCAGCCTGAGCTTGCACAAAGACGTTGACGTGAAGCAAGAGGAATGTCGGCAAGATGAAAAGAACAACTTCGGCAGAGACCTTAAAAATGATTCAAGTAAAACGACCAAAGCAGATGCCAAGGATGATGGTATTGGGAATGAGGTTGCCGAAGTTAAGATCCAGAATGAACAACCAAGCAAAATGTGCCAATCGGACAAGAAAGAACATGACCAATCAACCAAAGAGGAGAAATGCAATGAGGACGAGAAAATGAAGAATCATTTGAACAAGACGATCGGTACTGATACTAACAAGGATGACAACTCGTGCAAGGAGAAGATAGTCCACTTGGACACACCCGACAAAGTTACAAAGGATTTTAGAAACGTAGAGCACAAAGATACACAGTCCTCGGAAAACCTTGGTTTGGGCAGCCATGATCCTAGACCTTTGGAGGGTGCGGATGGTGAGGTAGTCAGCAGTGAAGGTGTACCTGACTGGAACGCACGCAATGGTGCATCTCACAGCGCCCCCGTGTCTCGAACGCAGCAGAGAGAACCGTTAAAGAGACGTCTCGGGTCTGCAGGGACCAAATCTGCAGAGGACAGACTTCGAATAACAGCTCTTAAGAAGGCCACAAAGACCAAGGTGAACTCAAAGAAAGTGTCGATCCCAGCCAACCCAGTAAAGATCTCGTACGCACATTCTGGAAACGCTCGGCCAGGTATCTTTGCTGGTGACCTACTTATGGGTGAGATGTCGGACAGCGCTGAGAACACTCATATTGAATCGCAGATAGATGATACCCCGAGAAGGACCTCACTGGATAATCGGTTGTTGATCGAGGAAGCCATCAACGACTCAAAGAAGATAAACTACATGACAAAGACTTCTGTGGTCAGCATTGGCGACCTATTATCCACTGCACCCCGTCTCGAAAGGCGGCTGGGGAAACATAGTAAAGGTCGTGAATCCATGTATGCTGCCATGGCGAACGAAAACGAGGATGCTTCCTCAAGAGACTCCTTTGGTACATTGTCTTCATCTCCTAGGCCGCCTGAAGACATCAGATCACCCTCTACCTCCAGTCTTCCACCTGTCCCGGTGACGAGCAGACATACTACACCAGTAAGAGATGTCCACTCTTCGGAGGGGCGGAAGCCTGGTTCCAAGCAGGCAGTAAACCTCCACTCCGCCAAGATCcctgttataagctaccgaaAAGGGGTAAGCAGAGATTTTGAAATGGATGAGGAGGGGGATAAAGCCAATCGAGAAAGGGAGACGGATCTGGCTGATGTGCGTTATATCAAG ATTCCACAGGTAAACGATACAACAACTCACCAAACAACGAAATCGGGCGGGAAAAAAGATGAGCAAAAATCAAAG CTTCAAGTTGAATGCGATCGTGATAAAAATCGCTTAGTCTCACAAGTTCTTGGTAAACATAGATCTATGAGG CGAGGTCCACCAGCATTTCGTCCACAAAGCTTCAAGACACCTCTTCAGCGGGCGGTGGAGAATGCTCATAAAAGGATGTATGGTCAGCACTATTATCTTTTCAACAACTCAGGGGCATCG ggTACTGAGAACGGAGAAGACATGCGCAATGGCATGGAAAGTGCAAAGACTCTCCGAGCTCAAAGTGCAAACGGAGAAACAACAAATGCTTACGTCTGGAAGGAGAATATCGAGAGTCAACAGCGACACAGACGCAAGGC
- the LOC129270837 gene encoding uncharacterized protein LOC129270837 isoform X20 — protein sequence MFAPRTPQNGSRNQPRTSSSKANKNQSKPRCEAWVPLNGWEQSDDAESDVFYLAIDAWAKRNSKIKADAPKGVPSSKLWEPFLCTTDNQCTGILDFEAFVNVSLSLHKDVDVKQEECRQDEKNNFGRDLKNDSSKTTKADAKDDGIGNEVAEVKIQNEQPSKMCQSDKKEHDQSTKEEKCNEDEKMKNHLNKTIGTDTNKDDNSCKEKIVHLDTPDKVTKDFRNVEHKDTQSSENLGLGSHDPRPLEGADGEVVSSEGVPDWNARNGASHSAPVSRTQQREPLKRRLGSAGTKSAEDRLRITALKKATKTKVNSKKVSIPANPVKISYAHSGNARPGIFAGDLLMGEMSDSAENTHIESQIDDTPRRTSLDNRLLIEEAINDSKKINYMTKTSVVSIGDLLSTAPRLERRLGKHSKGRESMYAAMANENEDASSRDSFGTLSSSPRPPEDIRSPSTSSLPPVPVTSRHTTPVRDVHSSEGRKPGSKQAVNLHSAKIPVISYRKGVSRDFEMDEEGDKANRERETDLADVRYIKRLLKSALSRGKSRVHSADHVRQLQVECDRDKNRLVSQVLGKHRSMRRGPPAFRPQSFKTPLQRAVENAHKRMYGQHYYLFNNSGASGTENGEDMRNGMESAKTLRAQSANGETTNAYVWKENIESQQRHRRKAYSGTEKARAKTTNGHAGYNVSDFKPNFRRDTLKTERRKTIQR from the exons caagCCAAGATGTGAGGCTTGGGTTCCCCTTAACGGATGGGAGCAGAGCGATGATGCAGAGAGTGATGTCTTTTATCTAG CCATAGATGCCTGGGCCAAAAGAAACTCGAAGATTAAAGCAG ATGCCCCAAAAGGGGTTCCTTCCTCCAAGTTATGGGAACCTTTCCTGTGCACAACTGACAATCAGTGCACCGGCATTCTGGATTTTGAAGCTTTCGTGAATGTCAGCCTGAGCTTGCACAAAGACGTTGACGTGAAGCAAGAGGAATGTCGGCAAGATGAAAAGAACAACTTCGGCAGAGACCTTAAAAATGATTCAAGTAAAACGACCAAAGCAGATGCCAAGGATGATGGTATTGGGAATGAGGTTGCCGAAGTTAAGATCCAGAATGAACAACCAAGCAAAATGTGCCAATCGGACAAGAAAGAACATGACCAATCAACCAAAGAGGAGAAATGCAATGAGGACGAGAAAATGAAGAATCATTTGAACAAGACGATCGGTACTGATACTAACAAGGATGACAACTCGTGCAAGGAGAAGATAGTCCACTTGGACACACCCGACAAAGTTACAAAGGATTTTAGAAACGTAGAGCACAAAGATACACAGTCCTCGGAAAACCTTGGTTTGGGCAGCCATGATCCTAGACCTTTGGAGGGTGCGGATGGTGAGGTAGTCAGCAGTGAAGGTGTACCTGACTGGAACGCACGCAATGGTGCATCTCACAGCGCCCCCGTGTCTCGAACGCAGCAGAGAGAACCGTTAAAGAGACGTCTCGGGTCTGCAGGGACCAAATCTGCAGAGGACAGACTTCGAATAACAGCTCTTAAGAAGGCCACAAAGACCAAGGTGAACTCAAAGAAAGTGTCGATCCCAGCCAACCCAGTAAAGATCTCGTACGCACATTCTGGAAACGCTCGGCCAGGTATCTTTGCTGGTGACCTACTTATGGGTGAGATGTCGGACAGCGCTGAGAACACTCATATTGAATCGCAGATAGATGATACCCCGAGAAGGACCTCACTGGATAATCGGTTGTTGATCGAGGAAGCCATCAACGACTCAAAGAAGATAAACTACATGACAAAGACTTCTGTGGTCAGCATTGGCGACCTATTATCCACTGCACCCCGTCTCGAAAGGCGGCTGGGGAAACATAGTAAAGGTCGTGAATCCATGTATGCTGCCATGGCGAACGAAAACGAGGATGCTTCCTCAAGAGACTCCTTTGGTACATTGTCTTCATCTCCTAGGCCGCCTGAAGACATCAGATCACCCTCTACCTCCAGTCTTCCACCTGTCCCGGTGACGAGCAGACATACTACACCAGTAAGAGATGTCCACTCTTCGGAGGGGCGGAAGCCTGGTTCCAAGCAGGCAGTAAACCTCCACTCCGCCAAGATCcctgttataagctaccgaaAAGGGGTAAGCAGAGATTTTGAAATGGATGAGGAGGGGGATAAAGCCAATCGAGAAAGGGAGACGGATCTGGCTGATGTGCGTTATATCAAG AGGCTCCTCAAGTCCGCACTGTCACGGGGAAAGTCTCGGGTGCACTCGGCCGATCATGTCCGTCAG CTTCAAGTTGAATGCGATCGTGATAAAAATCGCTTAGTCTCACAAGTTCTTGGTAAACATAGATCTATGAGG CGAGGTCCACCAGCATTTCGTCCACAAAGCTTCAAGACACCTCTTCAGCGGGCGGTGGAGAATGCTCATAAAAGGATGTATGGTCAGCACTATTATCTTTTCAACAACTCAGGGGCATCG ggTACTGAGAACGGAGAAGACATGCGCAATGGCATGGAAAGTGCAAAGACTCTCCGAGCTCAAAGTGCAAACGGAGAAACAACAAATGCTTACGTCTGGAAGGAGAATATCGAGAGTCAACAGCGACACAGACGCAAGGC
- the LOC129270837 gene encoding uncharacterized protein LOC129270837 isoform X13, translating to MFAPRTPQNGSRNQPRTSSSKANKNQSKPRCEAWVPLNGWEQSDDAESDVFYLAIDAWAKRNSKIKADAPKGVPSSKLWEPFLCTTDNQCTGILDFEAFVNVSLSLHKDVDVKQEECRQDEKNNFGRDLKNDSSKTTKADAKDDGIGNEVAEVKIQNEQPSKMCQSDKKEHDQSTKEEKCNEDEKMKNHLNKTIGTDTNKDDNSCKEKIVHLDTPDKVTKDFRNVEHKDTQSSENLGLGSHDPRPLEGADGEVVSSEGVPDWNARNGASHSAPVSRTQQREPLKRRLGSAGTKSAEDRLRITALKKATKTKVNSKKVSIPANPVKISYAHSGNARPGIFAGDLLMGEMSDSAENTHIESQIDDTPRRTSLDNRLLIEEAINDSKKINYMTKTSVVSIGDLLSTAPRLERRLGKHSKGRESMYAAMANENEDASSRDSFGTLSSSPRPPEDIRSPSTSSLPPVPVTSRHTTPVRDVHSSEGRKPGSKQAVNLHSAKIPVISYRKGVSRDFEMDEEGDKANRERETDLADVRYIKYTDSIMSAIGESTVDMDKNLNNRLLKSALSRGKSRVHSADHVRQLQVECDRDKNRLVSQVLGKHRSMRRGPPAFRPQSFKTPLQRAVENAHKRMYGQHYYLFNNSGASGTENGEDMRNGMESAKTLRAQSANGETTNAYVWKENIESQQRHRRKAYSGTEKARAKTTNGHAGYNVSDFKPNFRRDTLKTERRKTIQR from the exons caagCCAAGATGTGAGGCTTGGGTTCCCCTTAACGGATGGGAGCAGAGCGATGATGCAGAGAGTGATGTCTTTTATCTAG CCATAGATGCCTGGGCCAAAAGAAACTCGAAGATTAAAGCAG ATGCCCCAAAAGGGGTTCCTTCCTCCAAGTTATGGGAACCTTTCCTGTGCACAACTGACAATCAGTGCACCGGCATTCTGGATTTTGAAGCTTTCGTGAATGTCAGCCTGAGCTTGCACAAAGACGTTGACGTGAAGCAAGAGGAATGTCGGCAAGATGAAAAGAACAACTTCGGCAGAGACCTTAAAAATGATTCAAGTAAAACGACCAAAGCAGATGCCAAGGATGATGGTATTGGGAATGAGGTTGCCGAAGTTAAGATCCAGAATGAACAACCAAGCAAAATGTGCCAATCGGACAAGAAAGAACATGACCAATCAACCAAAGAGGAGAAATGCAATGAGGACGAGAAAATGAAGAATCATTTGAACAAGACGATCGGTACTGATACTAACAAGGATGACAACTCGTGCAAGGAGAAGATAGTCCACTTGGACACACCCGACAAAGTTACAAAGGATTTTAGAAACGTAGAGCACAAAGATACACAGTCCTCGGAAAACCTTGGTTTGGGCAGCCATGATCCTAGACCTTTGGAGGGTGCGGATGGTGAGGTAGTCAGCAGTGAAGGTGTACCTGACTGGAACGCACGCAATGGTGCATCTCACAGCGCCCCCGTGTCTCGAACGCAGCAGAGAGAACCGTTAAAGAGACGTCTCGGGTCTGCAGGGACCAAATCTGCAGAGGACAGACTTCGAATAACAGCTCTTAAGAAGGCCACAAAGACCAAGGTGAACTCAAAGAAAGTGTCGATCCCAGCCAACCCAGTAAAGATCTCGTACGCACATTCTGGAAACGCTCGGCCAGGTATCTTTGCTGGTGACCTACTTATGGGTGAGATGTCGGACAGCGCTGAGAACACTCATATTGAATCGCAGATAGATGATACCCCGAGAAGGACCTCACTGGATAATCGGTTGTTGATCGAGGAAGCCATCAACGACTCAAAGAAGATAAACTACATGACAAAGACTTCTGTGGTCAGCATTGGCGACCTATTATCCACTGCACCCCGTCTCGAAAGGCGGCTGGGGAAACATAGTAAAGGTCGTGAATCCATGTATGCTGCCATGGCGAACGAAAACGAGGATGCTTCCTCAAGAGACTCCTTTGGTACATTGTCTTCATCTCCTAGGCCGCCTGAAGACATCAGATCACCCTCTACCTCCAGTCTTCCACCTGTCCCGGTGACGAGCAGACATACTACACCAGTAAGAGATGTCCACTCTTCGGAGGGGCGGAAGCCTGGTTCCAAGCAGGCAGTAAACCTCCACTCCGCCAAGATCcctgttataagctaccgaaAAGGGGTAAGCAGAGATTTTGAAATGGATGAGGAGGGGGATAAAGCCAATCGAGAAAGGGAGACGGATCTGGCTGATGTGCGTTATATCAAG TATACCGACAGCATAATGAGTGCAATAGGAGAATCTACCGTGGACATGGACAAAAACTTAAACAAT AGGCTCCTCAAGTCCGCACTGTCACGGGGAAAGTCTCGGGTGCACTCGGCCGATCATGTCCGTCAG CTTCAAGTTGAATGCGATCGTGATAAAAATCGCTTAGTCTCACAAGTTCTTGGTAAACATAGATCTATGAGG CGAGGTCCACCAGCATTTCGTCCACAAAGCTTCAAGACACCTCTTCAGCGGGCGGTGGAGAATGCTCATAAAAGGATGTATGGTCAGCACTATTATCTTTTCAACAACTCAGGGGCATCG ggTACTGAGAACGGAGAAGACATGCGCAATGGCATGGAAAGTGCAAAGACTCTCCGAGCTCAAAGTGCAAACGGAGAAACAACAAATGCTTACGTCTGGAAGGAGAATATCGAGAGTCAACAGCGACACAGACGCAAGGC
- the LOC129270837 gene encoding uncharacterized protein LOC129270837 isoform X11: protein MFAPRTPQNGSRNQPRTSSSKANKNQSKPRCEAWVPLNGWEQSDDAESDVFYLAIDAWAKRNSKIKADAPKGVPSSKLWEPFLCTTDNQCTGILDFEAFVNVSLSLHKDVDVKQEECRQDEKNNFGRDLKNDSSKTTKADAKDDGIGNEVAEVKIQNEQPSKMCQSDKKEHDQSTKEEKCNEDEKMKNHLNKTIGTDTNKDDNSCKEKIVHLDTPDKVTKDFRNVEHKDTQSSENLGLGSHDPRPLEGADGEVVSSEGVPDWNARNGASHSAPVSRTQQREPLKRRLGSAGTKSAEDRLRITALKKATKTKVNSKKVSIPANPVKISYAHSGNARPGIFAGDLLMGEMSDSAENTHIESQIDDTPRRTSLDNRLLIEEAINDSKKINYMTKTSVVSIGDLLSTAPRLERRLGKHSKGRESMYAAMANENEDASSRDSFGTLSSSPRPPEDIRSPSTSSLPPVPVTSRHTTPVRDVHSSEGRKPGSKQAVNLHSAKIPVISYRKGVSRDFEMDEEGDKANRERETDLADVRYIKYTDSIMSAIGESTVDMDKNLNNIPQVNDTTTHQTTKSGGKKDEQKSKLQVECDRDKNRLVSQVLGKHRSMRRGPPAFRPQSFKTPLQRAVENAHKRMYGQHYYLFNNSGASGTENGEDMRNGMESAKTLRAQSANGETTNAYVWKENIESQQRHRRKAYSGTEKARAKTTNGHAGYNVSDFKPNFRRDTLKTERRKTIQR from the exons caagCCAAGATGTGAGGCTTGGGTTCCCCTTAACGGATGGGAGCAGAGCGATGATGCAGAGAGTGATGTCTTTTATCTAG CCATAGATGCCTGGGCCAAAAGAAACTCGAAGATTAAAGCAG ATGCCCCAAAAGGGGTTCCTTCCTCCAAGTTATGGGAACCTTTCCTGTGCACAACTGACAATCAGTGCACCGGCATTCTGGATTTTGAAGCTTTCGTGAATGTCAGCCTGAGCTTGCACAAAGACGTTGACGTGAAGCAAGAGGAATGTCGGCAAGATGAAAAGAACAACTTCGGCAGAGACCTTAAAAATGATTCAAGTAAAACGACCAAAGCAGATGCCAAGGATGATGGTATTGGGAATGAGGTTGCCGAAGTTAAGATCCAGAATGAACAACCAAGCAAAATGTGCCAATCGGACAAGAAAGAACATGACCAATCAACCAAAGAGGAGAAATGCAATGAGGACGAGAAAATGAAGAATCATTTGAACAAGACGATCGGTACTGATACTAACAAGGATGACAACTCGTGCAAGGAGAAGATAGTCCACTTGGACACACCCGACAAAGTTACAAAGGATTTTAGAAACGTAGAGCACAAAGATACACAGTCCTCGGAAAACCTTGGTTTGGGCAGCCATGATCCTAGACCTTTGGAGGGTGCGGATGGTGAGGTAGTCAGCAGTGAAGGTGTACCTGACTGGAACGCACGCAATGGTGCATCTCACAGCGCCCCCGTGTCTCGAACGCAGCAGAGAGAACCGTTAAAGAGACGTCTCGGGTCTGCAGGGACCAAATCTGCAGAGGACAGACTTCGAATAACAGCTCTTAAGAAGGCCACAAAGACCAAGGTGAACTCAAAGAAAGTGTCGATCCCAGCCAACCCAGTAAAGATCTCGTACGCACATTCTGGAAACGCTCGGCCAGGTATCTTTGCTGGTGACCTACTTATGGGTGAGATGTCGGACAGCGCTGAGAACACTCATATTGAATCGCAGATAGATGATACCCCGAGAAGGACCTCACTGGATAATCGGTTGTTGATCGAGGAAGCCATCAACGACTCAAAGAAGATAAACTACATGACAAAGACTTCTGTGGTCAGCATTGGCGACCTATTATCCACTGCACCCCGTCTCGAAAGGCGGCTGGGGAAACATAGTAAAGGTCGTGAATCCATGTATGCTGCCATGGCGAACGAAAACGAGGATGCTTCCTCAAGAGACTCCTTTGGTACATTGTCTTCATCTCCTAGGCCGCCTGAAGACATCAGATCACCCTCTACCTCCAGTCTTCCACCTGTCCCGGTGACGAGCAGACATACTACACCAGTAAGAGATGTCCACTCTTCGGAGGGGCGGAAGCCTGGTTCCAAGCAGGCAGTAAACCTCCACTCCGCCAAGATCcctgttataagctaccgaaAAGGGGTAAGCAGAGATTTTGAAATGGATGAGGAGGGGGATAAAGCCAATCGAGAAAGGGAGACGGATCTGGCTGATGTGCGTTATATCAAG TATACCGACAGCATAATGAGTGCAATAGGAGAATCTACCGTGGACATGGACAAAAACTTAAACAAT ATTCCACAGGTAAACGATACAACAACTCACCAAACAACGAAATCGGGCGGGAAAAAAGATGAGCAAAAATCAAAG CTTCAAGTTGAATGCGATCGTGATAAAAATCGCTTAGTCTCACAAGTTCTTGGTAAACATAGATCTATGAGG CGAGGTCCACCAGCATTTCGTCCACAAAGCTTCAAGACACCTCTTCAGCGGGCGGTGGAGAATGCTCATAAAAGGATGTATGGTCAGCACTATTATCTTTTCAACAACTCAGGGGCATCG ggTACTGAGAACGGAGAAGACATGCGCAATGGCATGGAAAGTGCAAAGACTCTCCGAGCTCAAAGTGCAAACGGAGAAACAACAAATGCTTACGTCTGGAAGGAGAATATCGAGAGTCAACAGCGACACAGACGCAAGGC
- the LOC129270837 gene encoding uncharacterized protein LOC129270837 isoform X6 produces MFAPRTPQNGSRNQPRTSSSKANKNQSKPRCEAWVPLNGWEQSDDAESDVFYLAIDAWAKRNSKIKADAPKGVPSSKLWEPFLCTTDNQCTGILDFEAFVNVSLSLHKDVDVKQEECRQDEKNNFGRDLKNDSSKTTKADAKDDGIGNEVAEVKIQNEQPSKMCQSDKKEHDQSTKEEKCNEDEKMKNHLNKTIGTDTNKDDNSCKEKIVHLDTPDKVTKDFRNVEHKDTQSSENLGLGSHDPRPLEGADGEVVSSEGVPDWNARNGASHSAPVSRTQQREPLKRRLGSAGTKSAEDRLRITALKKATKTKVNSKKVSIPANPVKISYAHSGNARPGIFAGDLLMGEMSDSAENTHIESQIDDTPRRTSLDNRLLIEEAINDSKKINYMTKTSVVSIGDLLSTAPRLERRLGKHSKGRESMYAAMANENEDASSRDSFGTLSSSPRPPEDIRSPSTSSLPPVPVTSRHTTPVRDVHSSEGRKPGSKQAVNLHSAKIPVISYRKGVSRDFEMDEEGDKANRERETDLADVRYIKYTDSIMSAIGESTVDMDKNLNNRLLKSALSRGKSRVHSADHVRQIPQVNDTTTHQTTKSGGKKDEQKSKLQVECDRDKNRLVSQVLGKHRSMRRGPPAFRPQSFKTPLQRAVENAHKRMYGQHYYLFNNSGASGTENGEDMRNGMESAKTLRAQSANGETTNAYVWKENIESQQRHRRKAYSGTEKARAKTTNGHAGYNVSDFKPNFRRDTLKTERRKTIQR; encoded by the exons caagCCAAGATGTGAGGCTTGGGTTCCCCTTAACGGATGGGAGCAGAGCGATGATGCAGAGAGTGATGTCTTTTATCTAG CCATAGATGCCTGGGCCAAAAGAAACTCGAAGATTAAAGCAG ATGCCCCAAAAGGGGTTCCTTCCTCCAAGTTATGGGAACCTTTCCTGTGCACAACTGACAATCAGTGCACCGGCATTCTGGATTTTGAAGCTTTCGTGAATGTCAGCCTGAGCTTGCACAAAGACGTTGACGTGAAGCAAGAGGAATGTCGGCAAGATGAAAAGAACAACTTCGGCAGAGACCTTAAAAATGATTCAAGTAAAACGACCAAAGCAGATGCCAAGGATGATGGTATTGGGAATGAGGTTGCCGAAGTTAAGATCCAGAATGAACAACCAAGCAAAATGTGCCAATCGGACAAGAAAGAACATGACCAATCAACCAAAGAGGAGAAATGCAATGAGGACGAGAAAATGAAGAATCATTTGAACAAGACGATCGGTACTGATACTAACAAGGATGACAACTCGTGCAAGGAGAAGATAGTCCACTTGGACACACCCGACAAAGTTACAAAGGATTTTAGAAACGTAGAGCACAAAGATACACAGTCCTCGGAAAACCTTGGTTTGGGCAGCCATGATCCTAGACCTTTGGAGGGTGCGGATGGTGAGGTAGTCAGCAGTGAAGGTGTACCTGACTGGAACGCACGCAATGGTGCATCTCACAGCGCCCCCGTGTCTCGAACGCAGCAGAGAGAACCGTTAAAGAGACGTCTCGGGTCTGCAGGGACCAAATCTGCAGAGGACAGACTTCGAATAACAGCTCTTAAGAAGGCCACAAAGACCAAGGTGAACTCAAAGAAAGTGTCGATCCCAGCCAACCCAGTAAAGATCTCGTACGCACATTCTGGAAACGCTCGGCCAGGTATCTTTGCTGGTGACCTACTTATGGGTGAGATGTCGGACAGCGCTGAGAACACTCATATTGAATCGCAGATAGATGATACCCCGAGAAGGACCTCACTGGATAATCGGTTGTTGATCGAGGAAGCCATCAACGACTCAAAGAAGATAAACTACATGACAAAGACTTCTGTGGTCAGCATTGGCGACCTATTATCCACTGCACCCCGTCTCGAAAGGCGGCTGGGGAAACATAGTAAAGGTCGTGAATCCATGTATGCTGCCATGGCGAACGAAAACGAGGATGCTTCCTCAAGAGACTCCTTTGGTACATTGTCTTCATCTCCTAGGCCGCCTGAAGACATCAGATCACCCTCTACCTCCAGTCTTCCACCTGTCCCGGTGACGAGCAGACATACTACACCAGTAAGAGATGTCCACTCTTCGGAGGGGCGGAAGCCTGGTTCCAAGCAGGCAGTAAACCTCCACTCCGCCAAGATCcctgttataagctaccgaaAAGGGGTAAGCAGAGATTTTGAAATGGATGAGGAGGGGGATAAAGCCAATCGAGAAAGGGAGACGGATCTGGCTGATGTGCGTTATATCAAG TATACCGACAGCATAATGAGTGCAATAGGAGAATCTACCGTGGACATGGACAAAAACTTAAACAAT AGGCTCCTCAAGTCCGCACTGTCACGGGGAAAGTCTCGGGTGCACTCGGCCGATCATGTCCGTCAG ATTCCACAGGTAAACGATACAACAACTCACCAAACAACGAAATCGGGCGGGAAAAAAGATGAGCAAAAATCAAAG CTTCAAGTTGAATGCGATCGTGATAAAAATCGCTTAGTCTCACAAGTTCTTGGTAAACATAGATCTATGAGG CGAGGTCCACCAGCATTTCGTCCACAAAGCTTCAAGACACCTCTTCAGCGGGCGGTGGAGAATGCTCATAAAAGGATGTATGGTCAGCACTATTATCTTTTCAACAACTCAGGGGCATCG ggTACTGAGAACGGAGAAGACATGCGCAATGGCATGGAAAGTGCAAAGACTCTCCGAGCTCAAAGTGCAAACGGAGAAACAACAAATGCTTACGTCTGGAAGGAGAATATCGAGAGTCAACAGCGACACAGACGCAAGGC